A region of Bacillus cabrialesii DNA encodes the following proteins:
- a CDS encoding ABC transporter ATP-binding protein: METFKRLKMFYWPYRKVFIWSLLAMLLMTAITVVYPIILQITIDEIVLGRQYQLAVWVSLGFIAVMTLKGTATFFHQYLGDMFGIKSVYRLRNGLYEKLQRLSFSYYDNAKTGDLMSRLTADVEGLRFFLSYGLAELIRFGLLVAISLSVMFYYSVPLTLVTIAVLPFLAVAVYQFDKRVHPAFRGIRKSFAKLNTKVQENISGINTVKSLSREDFQISTFNKANAEYRSQYLQTSSIWSAYFPLMEFIGNICIVALLSYGGYLVMQNQLNPGELVAFFSLVNYMMWPIMNLGFVINMFSQAKASGERLLEILEKEEEIADHADALHKQKLIGSVHFKNVSLAYGKEQTNALCNVSFEANSGKVIGLLGPTGSGKSSVTQLLTRFYSPVGGMITIDHKPITDYSLKTLRSHIGVVLQESFLFSSTIRSNISYGRPDASLEDIIEAAKRAQAHDFIMELPDGYNTMLGERGMGLSGGQKQRIAIARAICLNPDILILDDATSAVDMQTEHSIQLALKEVMKNRTTFIIAHRISSLKHADEILVFDKGRICERGTHHELLEKGGYYKKIYDLQYRDVKMINEPHQVG; the protein is encoded by the coding sequence ATGGAGACATTTAAAAGGTTAAAAATGTTTTATTGGCCGTACAGAAAAGTGTTTATATGGTCGCTTCTGGCTATGCTTTTGATGACTGCGATTACTGTCGTTTACCCGATTATCCTGCAAATTACGATTGATGAAATCGTGCTGGGGAGGCAGTATCAGCTTGCGGTATGGGTCAGCTTAGGATTTATTGCGGTAATGACCCTGAAAGGAACCGCCACTTTTTTTCATCAATATTTAGGTGATATGTTCGGAATCAAATCCGTTTATCGGCTGAGAAATGGTCTGTATGAAAAACTGCAGCGCCTTTCTTTTTCTTATTATGATAACGCGAAAACAGGTGATTTGATGTCCAGGCTGACAGCTGATGTGGAAGGGCTTCGTTTTTTCTTATCATACGGTCTCGCTGAGCTCATTCGATTCGGCTTGCTGGTCGCTATCAGCCTGTCGGTCATGTTTTACTATTCTGTTCCTCTTACACTTGTGACAATTGCTGTTCTGCCATTTCTCGCTGTTGCGGTATATCAGTTTGACAAAAGAGTTCATCCCGCCTTCAGAGGCATCCGCAAATCATTTGCGAAACTCAATACAAAAGTTCAGGAAAATATCAGTGGCATCAACACGGTTAAATCACTTTCCAGAGAAGATTTTCAGATCAGCACTTTCAATAAAGCCAACGCGGAATACAGGTCACAGTATTTACAAACATCCTCCATCTGGTCTGCGTATTTCCCTCTAATGGAGTTCATCGGCAATATTTGTATTGTGGCTCTTCTCTCATACGGCGGCTATCTGGTCATGCAAAATCAGCTCAATCCCGGTGAGCTTGTCGCTTTTTTCAGCCTCGTCAATTATATGATGTGGCCGATTATGAACTTAGGTTTTGTCATCAATATGTTCTCGCAAGCAAAAGCGTCAGGTGAACGCCTTTTGGAGATTCTCGAAAAAGAAGAAGAGATCGCAGACCATGCTGATGCTTTGCATAAGCAAAAATTAATAGGCAGCGTCCATTTCAAAAATGTTTCTCTTGCATATGGAAAAGAACAAACAAACGCGCTGTGCAATGTAAGCTTTGAGGCAAACAGCGGGAAGGTAATCGGACTATTGGGCCCGACAGGTTCAGGCAAAAGCTCAGTTACACAGCTCCTCACCAGGTTTTACAGTCCTGTTGGCGGAATGATTACCATTGATCACAAACCTATCACAGATTATTCGTTAAAAACCCTTCGTTCCCATATCGGGGTTGTACTTCAAGAATCTTTTTTGTTTTCATCTACGATCCGATCAAACATTTCGTACGGGAGGCCGGATGCCTCACTGGAAGACATCATCGAAGCGGCAAAAAGAGCGCAGGCTCACGACTTTATTATGGAGCTGCCTGATGGATATAACACCATGCTGGGAGAGAGGGGAATGGGGCTTTCCGGGGGACAGAAGCAGCGTATCGCCATTGCGAGAGCCATTTGTTTGAACCCGGACATTTTAATATTGGACGATGCCACAAGCGCAGTAGATATGCAAACGGAGCACAGCATACAGCTTGCTTTAAAAGAAGTCATGAAAAACCGCACAACCTTTATCATCGCTCACCGCATTTCTTCACTGAAACACGCCGATGAAATTCTTGTTTTTGATAAAGGGCGTATTTGTGAAAGGGGAACACATCACGAGCTTCTTGAAAAAGGCGGCTACTATAAAAAGATTTACGACTTGCAATACCGTGATGTCAAAATGATCAATGAGCCGCATCAGGTCGGATAG
- a CDS encoding molybdenum cofactor biosynthesis protein MoaE produces MERFEITKTPIITEDIIKKVEKREAGAITTFIGTVREWTNGKRTVRLEYEAYEPMAVQMLAQIGAEIEEKWEGASAAITHRIGVLDIGEAAVVIAVSSPHRKAAYEANEYAIDRIKQIVPIWKKEIWEDGEQWIGDQLETTAYPNGKPDLSEGEQHD; encoded by the coding sequence ATGGAACGGTTTGAGATTACGAAAACACCCATTATTACTGAAGACATCATCAAAAAAGTGGAGAAACGGGAAGCAGGGGCCATTACGACATTTATCGGCACGGTTCGGGAATGGACAAACGGAAAAAGAACGGTTCGGCTTGAATATGAGGCATATGAACCGATGGCCGTGCAGATGCTGGCTCAAATCGGCGCTGAAATCGAAGAAAAATGGGAAGGCGCTTCCGCTGCGATCACGCACCGTATAGGTGTGCTGGATATCGGTGAAGCAGCGGTCGTGATCGCTGTATCTTCTCCTCATCGCAAAGCTGCTTATGAAGCCAATGAGTATGCGATCGATCGAATTAAACAGATTGTGCCGATTTGGAAAAAAGAAATTTGGGAAGACGGTGAGCAATGGATTGGCGACCAGCTTGAAACAACAGCTTATCCGAACGGAAAACCAGACCTTAGCGAGGGAGAGCAGCATGATTAA
- the moaD gene encoding molybdopterin converting factor subunit 1 → MIKILLFAGLAEQAGTQALEIDMQQATTDEIKARLKEQYGLESIDTAMIAVNESYVKENTSVSSGDTVAIIPPVSGG, encoded by the coding sequence ATGATTAAAATACTTTTATTTGCAGGGCTTGCCGAACAGGCCGGCACACAAGCATTGGAAATAGATATGCAACAAGCAACGACAGACGAAATAAAAGCGAGACTAAAAGAACAATACGGCCTCGAATCCATTGATACAGCCATGATTGCCGTTAACGAAAGCTATGTAAAAGAAAATACCTCTGTATCTTCAGGTGACACGGTAGCCATCATTCCGCCAGTCAGCGGAGGATGA
- the skiZ gene encoding sporulation-delaying-protein transporter subunit SkiZ, whose translation MSLLENIRMALSSVLAHKMRSILTMLGIIIGVGSVIVVVAVGQGGEQMLKQSISGPGNTVELYYMPSDEELASNPNAVAESTFTENDIKGLKEIEGIKQVVASTSESMTARYHEEESDVTINGINDGYMNVNSLEIESGRTFTDNDFLAGKRAGVISQKMAEELFDKTSPLGEVVWINGQPVEIIGVLKKETGLLSFGLNEMYVPFNMMKSSFGTSDFSNVSLQVESADDIKSAGKEAAQLVNDNHGTEDSYQVMNMEEIAAGIGKVTAIMTTIIGSIAGISLLVGGIGVMNIMLVSVTERTREIGIRKSLGATRGQILTQFLIESVVLTLIGGLIGIGIGYGGASLVSAIAGWPSLISWQVVCGGVLFSMLIGVIFGMLPANKAAKLDPIEALRYE comes from the coding sequence ATGAGCCTGTTAGAGAACATCAGAATGGCTCTAAGCTCTGTCCTTGCTCATAAAATGCGTTCGATCTTAACGATGCTCGGCATTATCATTGGTGTGGGATCTGTTATTGTCGTCGTTGCGGTAGGACAGGGCGGCGAGCAAATGCTGAAGCAATCGATCAGCGGCCCGGGAAATACCGTGGAGCTGTACTATATGCCAAGTGATGAGGAGCTTGCAAGCAATCCGAACGCCGTAGCGGAATCTACTTTTACAGAAAACGATATTAAGGGTTTAAAAGAGATAGAGGGCATCAAACAAGTCGTTGCCTCAACTTCTGAAAGTATGACAGCGCGTTATCATGAGGAAGAATCCGATGTTACGATTAATGGAATAAACGATGGATACATGAATGTCAATTCTTTAGAAATCGAAAGCGGAAGAACCTTTACCGACAATGATTTTCTCGCGGGGAAAAGAGCCGGAGTCATTTCTCAAAAGATGGCTGAAGAACTATTTGATAAAACCTCCCCTCTCGGTGAAGTTGTCTGGATCAACGGACAGCCTGTTGAAATTATCGGCGTGCTGAAAAAAGAAACAGGCTTGCTATCTTTTGGTTTAAATGAAATGTATGTACCATTTAATATGATGAAATCCTCTTTTGGAACGAGTGATTTCAGTAACGTATCATTGCAAGTCGAATCAGCAGACGACATCAAATCAGCTGGAAAAGAAGCGGCACAGCTGGTCAATGATAATCATGGTACAGAGGATTCGTATCAAGTGATGAACATGGAAGAGATTGCGGCTGGAATTGGCAAGGTAACGGCGATAATGACGACGATTATCGGCTCGATTGCGGGCATCTCTCTTCTAGTCGGCGGGATCGGTGTCATGAATATTATGCTCGTATCAGTCACAGAACGGACGCGAGAAATCGGAATCAGAAAATCACTCGGTGCCACGAGGGGACAGATTCTGACTCAGTTTTTAATCGAATCAGTCGTATTGACGCTTATCGGCGGTTTGATTGGGATCGGAATCGGATACGGAGGGGCCTCGCTTGTTTCTGCCATTGCAGGCTGGCCGTCACTCATATCCTGGCAGGTTGTATGCGGGGGCGTGCTGTTCAGTATGCTCATTGGTGTTATTTTTGGCATGCTTCCTGCAAATAAAGCCGCAAAGCTTGATCCGATTGAAGCACTGCGTTATGAGTAG
- a CDS encoding ABC transporter ATP-binding protein, which yields MKQAKKQGILERFYYSSDEIIEKPFNWAQMWRLLSYVKPYRKTILPLSFLTVLIGTAVKLVIPILIGVYVLDQAITARNSELLIQLIFIISGLYILNYAANVLRIRWMNQLGQHVIYDLRQHLFTHVQRLSHRFFDQRSAGSILVRIMNDINSLQELFTSGVINLLTDLLLLAGVIIILFTLSPELTIAIMVTLPIMFFISTSLRKKIRRSWQTVRLKQSKLNSHLNECIQGIRVTQAFTQEEENMAYFDGVNQENYQSWREATRKNAMFRPLVEMTNAIGTAVLIWYGAMLIMNETITIGVFVSFAFYLGMFWEPISRLGQVYNQLLMGMASSERIFEFLDEQPNVKEKPDAIHKKKINGEISFEEVEFSYDEKRKALHAVSFSIPAGSTLALVGHTGSGKTTIANLISRFYDATGGTIKIDGVPIQDLSLASLRSQISIVLQDTFIFSGTIMENIRFGRPNALDEEVMKAAQAVGADEFISGLTEGYQTEVEERGSVLSAGQRQLISFARALLADPAIIILDEATASIDTETEVKIQQALKTLLKGRTAVMIAHRLSTIRDADRIIVLDHGKKMEEGNHEQLLAKGGIYAGLVKAQYSTAIK from the coding sequence ATGAAACAAGCAAAAAAACAGGGGATTTTGGAGCGTTTCTATTATTCTTCAGATGAAATCATTGAAAAGCCGTTTAACTGGGCTCAAATGTGGCGTCTGCTGAGCTATGTTAAACCGTATCGGAAAACAATTTTGCCGCTTTCTTTCCTCACTGTATTGATTGGGACTGCTGTAAAGCTTGTGATTCCCATTCTGATCGGCGTTTATGTTCTCGATCAAGCCATTACAGCGAGAAACTCTGAGCTATTGATCCAGCTCATCTTTATCATTAGCGGTTTATATATTCTCAATTATGCCGCCAATGTGTTAAGAATCAGATGGATGAATCAGCTTGGCCAGCATGTCATTTACGATTTGCGGCAGCATTTATTTACCCATGTGCAGCGCTTATCCCACCGATTTTTTGATCAGCGGTCGGCCGGATCAATCTTGGTCAGGATTATGAATGATATCAATTCTCTTCAGGAGCTCTTTACAAGCGGAGTCATTAATCTATTGACTGACTTGCTGCTTCTGGCCGGCGTGATCATCATTTTATTTACGCTGAGCCCTGAGCTGACGATCGCCATTATGGTGACACTGCCGATTATGTTTTTTATTTCAACAAGTCTCAGAAAAAAAATCCGCCGATCCTGGCAAACGGTACGTCTAAAACAATCGAAGCTCAACTCTCATCTGAACGAATGCATTCAAGGAATCCGTGTCACACAGGCATTTACGCAGGAAGAAGAAAATATGGCGTATTTTGACGGCGTCAATCAGGAGAACTACCAATCATGGCGGGAAGCAACAAGAAAAAATGCCATGTTCCGTCCGCTGGTAGAAATGACAAATGCGATTGGAACGGCTGTCTTGATTTGGTATGGCGCTATGCTCATCATGAATGAAACCATCACGATTGGCGTCTTTGTTTCTTTTGCCTTTTATCTGGGCATGTTTTGGGAACCTATTTCCAGACTGGGCCAGGTCTATAACCAGCTGTTAATGGGGATGGCGTCATCAGAACGGATTTTTGAGTTTCTGGACGAACAGCCAAATGTCAAAGAGAAGCCGGATGCGATTCATAAGAAAAAGATAAATGGGGAGATCAGCTTTGAAGAGGTTGAATTTTCGTATGATGAAAAACGAAAAGCCCTTCACGCTGTTTCCTTCTCTATCCCGGCGGGCTCGACACTTGCGCTTGTCGGGCATACGGGGAGCGGAAAAACGACGATCGCCAATTTAATCAGCCGTTTTTACGATGCCACGGGAGGCACTATTAAAATAGACGGTGTTCCGATTCAGGATCTATCCCTTGCCAGTTTGCGCTCGCAAATCAGCATTGTGCTGCAAGATACATTTATTTTCTCCGGGACCATCATGGAAAATATTCGTTTTGGACGGCCGAATGCTTTAGACGAAGAGGTGATGAAAGCAGCCCAAGCGGTCGGAGCGGATGAGTTTATTTCTGGTTTAACAGAAGGATATCAAACTGAGGTGGAGGAAAGGGGAAGCGTCTTGTCTGCCGGACAGCGCCAGCTTATTTCCTTTGCGAGAGCATTGCTCGCCGATCCAGCTATTATCATCCTCGACGAAGCAACGGCAAGTATTGATACAGAGACCGAGGTGAAAATTCAGCAGGCGCTAAAAACACTGCTGAAAGGGCGTACAGCAGTGATGATCGCCCACAGATTATCCACGATCCGAGACGCCGACCGCATCATTGTTCTTGATCACGGCAAGAAAATGGAAGAAGGGAACCATGAGCAGCTGCTTGCTAAAGGAGGCATCTATGCCGGGCTTGTGAAAGCGCAATACAGCACAGCGATAAAATAA
- the mobB gene encoding molybdopterin-guanine dinucleotide biosynthesis protein B: MALVRPFPIVQVVGFQNSGKTTFIERILKKASEQGLNLGCLKHHGHGGEPQTFTEGKDTDRYEAAGADVTAVEGAGMLQLTARRNWDLPRLIELYRFLGTDCLLIEGFKKAPYSKVVILREKEDLEALQAVNTIAIIYRKKEHMTEHEGLPVFHTDDPAAVDFVLSQLKEESA; the protein is encoded by the coding sequence ATGGCCTTGGTCCGTCCTTTCCCGATCGTCCAAGTTGTAGGGTTTCAAAACAGCGGGAAAACAACGTTCATCGAGCGTATTCTAAAAAAAGCCTCTGAACAGGGTCTCAATTTGGGCTGCCTGAAGCATCACGGTCACGGAGGAGAGCCGCAAACGTTCACTGAAGGGAAAGACACTGACCGTTACGAAGCGGCAGGTGCTGATGTGACGGCGGTAGAAGGTGCTGGTATGTTACAGCTGACAGCTCGCCGAAACTGGGATTTGCCGCGGCTGATTGAGTTATATCGGTTTCTTGGAACAGACTGCCTTCTGATTGAAGGCTTTAAAAAAGCTCCTTATTCTAAAGTGGTTATACTAAGGGAAAAGGAAGATTTAGAAGCGCTGCAGGCAGTAAATACAATCGCCATCATCTATAGAAAAAAAGAGCATATGACAGAGCACGAAGGATTACCCGTTTTTCATACGGATGATCCGGCTGCCGTGGATTTTGTGCTTTCACAGCTGAAGGAGGAATCTGCATAA
- a CDS encoding DeoR/GlpR family DNA-binding transcription regulator, with the protein MLTPERHQLIIDQIEKHDVVKIQELINLTNASESTIRRDLSTLEERGFLKRVHGGAAKLSDIRLEPDMLEKSSKNLHDKLKIAEKAASLLEEGDCIYLDAGTTTLHMIDFMDKSKDIVVVTNGVMHIEALIRKEISFYLLGGYVKHRTGAVIGGASLIAMNQYRFDKSFLGVNGVHIEAGFTTPDPDEALLKQKAVKQAKHAYVLADPSKFGEISFSAFAGIGDATIITTDAEELTFDNYQEKTVVKVVKP; encoded by the coding sequence ATGCTAACTCCTGAACGGCATCAATTGATTATTGATCAAATAGAAAAGCATGATGTGGTAAAAATTCAAGAGCTCATAAATCTGACAAATGCTTCTGAATCAACAATCAGAAGAGATTTATCGACACTTGAAGAACGCGGTTTTTTAAAGCGTGTTCATGGGGGAGCGGCCAAGCTTTCCGATATCAGACTTGAACCCGATATGCTTGAAAAATCATCCAAAAACCTTCACGATAAATTGAAGATTGCTGAAAAAGCTGCTTCACTTTTAGAAGAAGGGGATTGCATTTACCTTGATGCAGGCACGACGACTTTGCATATGATTGATTTTATGGATAAAAGCAAAGATATTGTCGTTGTCACAAATGGGGTGATGCATATCGAAGCATTAATAAGGAAAGAAATTTCTTTTTATCTGCTTGGAGGATACGTAAAGCACAGAACGGGCGCGGTTATTGGAGGCGCTTCACTGATTGCCATGAATCAGTACAGATTCGACAAGAGTTTTCTGGGGGTAAACGGTGTCCATATAGAGGCTGGCTTCACAACGCCGGATCCCGATGAGGCCCTTTTAAAACAAAAAGCTGTCAAACAGGCAAAACACGCTTACGTCTTAGCAGACCCTTCGAAGTTTGGAGAAATTTCATTTTCGGCATTCGCCGGAATAGGCGACGCAACAATCATTACGACTGACGCTGAAGAGTTAACATTCGATAATTACCAAGAAAAAACTGTCGTAAAGGTAGTGAAACCATGA
- the pfkB gene encoding 1-phosphofructokinase — translation MIYTVTLNPSVDYIVHVEDFTVGGLNRSSYDTKYPGGKGINVSRLLKRHHVPSKALGFVGGFTGEYIKTFLREENLETAFSEVKEDTRINVKLKTGDETEINGQGPVISDEDFQAFLEQFQSLQEGDIVVLAGSIPSSLPHDTYEKIAEACKQQNARVVLDISGEALLKATEMKPFLMKPNHHELGEMFGTTISSVEEAVPYGKKLVEQGAEHVIVSMAGDGALLFAKEAVYFANVPKGKLVNSVGAGDSVVAGFLAGISKQLPLEEAFRLGVTSGSATAFSEELGTEEFVQQLLPEVKVTRL, via the coding sequence ATGATTTACACTGTAACACTTAATCCATCTGTCGATTATATTGTTCACGTTGAAGATTTTACTGTAGGAGGCCTGAACCGTTCTTCATACGATACAAAGTATCCAGGGGGCAAAGGCATCAACGTATCGAGACTGCTGAAAAGACACCATGTACCGTCTAAAGCACTCGGATTCGTCGGCGGATTTACCGGAGAATATATCAAAACATTTTTGCGGGAAGAAAATCTGGAAACAGCTTTTTCTGAAGTGAAAGAAGATACCCGGATCAATGTAAAACTGAAAACTGGTGATGAAACTGAAATTAACGGGCAGGGACCGGTAATTTCGGATGAAGATTTCCAAGCCTTTTTAGAACAGTTCCAATCTTTGCAAGAGGGAGATATCGTCGTCCTTGCGGGAAGCATTCCATCTTCACTGCCTCACGATACTTACGAAAAAATCGCAGAGGCTTGCAAACAGCAAAACGCGCGAGTTGTTCTGGATATCTCAGGCGAGGCGCTTTTGAAAGCGACTGAAATGAAACCGTTTTTGATGAAACCAAACCATCACGAGCTTGGAGAAATGTTCGGCACAACAATTTCATCTGTTGAAGAAGCTGTTCCTTATGGGAAAAAGCTTGTAGAACAAGGCGCTGAACATGTAATCGTATCCATGGCTGGAGACGGAGCGCTGCTGTTTGCGAAGGAAGCTGTTTATTTTGCTAACGTGCCAAAAGGGAAATTGGTAAACTCAGTCGGAGCAGGAGATTCCGTCGTTGCAGGTTTCCTTGCGGGAATTTCCAAACAGCTGCCGCTTGAAGAAGCATTCCGCTTAGGAGTTACATCAGGCAGCGCCACCGCGTTCTCTGAAGAACTTGGAACAGAAGAATTTGTCCAGCAGCTTCTTCCTGAAGTTAAGGTCACACGTCTATAG
- the yknW gene encoding toxin SDP protection protein YknW yields METNVEKNSGTATEKPSLFGVITSPSVQFERIRERPVVWGPLFIVAVILIVGAVLQSLGTDYSELLKNTDTQGLSAEQMETFETITKFGGMAGAIFGGIAALFIAPLIYWLCVKISGGVTTYKKMLSLGLFVSLISSLGLLINGIVAFTTDANPLYSMTSLAGIIQSDGALASVLNTLEIFSVWSFVLLAIGLHKTGGISKKAGWISAIVLFGILLAFSFFSGLINSVAGA; encoded by the coding sequence ATGGAAACAAATGTAGAAAAAAACAGCGGAACGGCGACTGAAAAACCGTCACTTTTTGGAGTGATCACAAGCCCGTCTGTTCAATTTGAGAGAATAAGAGAAAGACCGGTGGTATGGGGGCCGCTTTTCATTGTTGCGGTGATTCTCATCGTTGGCGCGGTGCTGCAATCACTCGGAACGGATTATAGTGAGCTTTTGAAAAACACGGACACTCAAGGGTTATCAGCTGAACAAATGGAAACCTTCGAAACAATCACCAAATTTGGAGGAATGGCAGGCGCGATTTTTGGCGGCATCGCAGCATTATTTATTGCCCCTCTTATTTATTGGCTCTGTGTAAAAATATCAGGAGGGGTTACGACATACAAAAAAATGCTTTCTCTCGGTCTGTTTGTCTCTTTGATTAGCAGTCTTGGATTATTGATAAACGGAATCGTTGCTTTTACGACTGACGCGAATCCGCTTTACAGCATGACGTCACTGGCAGGAATTATCCAGTCTGACGGGGCTCTCGCAAGCGTGTTAAATACCTTAGAGATATTCAGTGTATGGAGCTTTGTATTATTGGCAATCGGACTTCACAAAACAGGCGGCATCTCAAAAAAAGCCGGATGGATTTCAGCGATTGTCCTTTTCGGCATTTTGCTCGCCTTTTCGTTCTTTTCAGGTTTAATCAATTCTGTGGCGGGTGCATAA
- the yknY gene encoding ABC transporter ATP-binding protein YknY → MIQLSNVRKSYQIGRETFDVLHSINLDIQQGEYVSIMGPSGSGKSTIMNIIGCLDRPTSGTYKLDGEDISSYKDKELAAVRNRSIGFVFQQFQLLPRLNAKKNVELPMIYSGIGKKERQERAEKALEKVGLADRMLHMPNELSGGQKQRVAIARAIVNEPKLILADEPTGALDTKTSAAIMDQFTALNAEGTTIVLVTHEPEVADCTNRIVMVRDGHIVPASSGQRSVGE, encoded by the coding sequence ATGATTCAGCTTTCTAATGTGCGAAAAAGCTATCAGATCGGCAGGGAAACGTTTGATGTTCTCCATTCCATTAATCTGGACATTCAACAAGGGGAGTATGTTTCAATTATGGGGCCGTCCGGATCAGGGAAATCGACGATCATGAATATTATCGGCTGTCTTGACCGGCCGACTTCCGGTACGTATAAATTGGACGGCGAAGACATTTCTTCATATAAAGATAAAGAACTGGCCGCAGTCCGTAACCGGTCCATCGGTTTTGTATTTCAGCAATTTCAGCTTCTTCCGCGGCTGAATGCCAAAAAAAATGTCGAGCTGCCGATGATTTATTCCGGCATAGGCAAAAAGGAACGTCAAGAGCGGGCTGAGAAAGCATTGGAAAAAGTCGGGTTAGCCGATAGGATGCTCCACATGCCCAATGAGCTGTCGGGCGGGCAGAAGCAGCGGGTGGCGATTGCGAGGGCAATCGTGAATGAACCAAAATTGATTTTAGCTGATGAACCGACCGGTGCGCTGGATACGAAAACAAGCGCGGCGATTATGGATCAATTTACAGCATTAAATGCCGAGGGAACGACAATTGTTCTTGTTACTCACGAGCCGGAAGTTGCAGATTGCACGAATCGGATTGTCATGGTGCGTGACGGACACATTGTTCCTGCCAGCTCCGGACAAAGGAGTGTGGGAGAATGA
- a CDS encoding efflux RND transporter periplasmic adaptor subunit, with protein MKKIWIGIGIAALVALFIGINIYRSAAPTSGRAGQKIQTGSLEEKEISSTVMVPGTLKFSNEQYVFYEADKGTLEDIKVKEGDKVKKGTTLVTYTNEQLSLEKEQNQLTAESNQLQIEQTQEKIKALDNKEKELAKQVGKKEAEKQIESERTELQMQEKTAEIELKQTELQRQSLANRVSDLEVKSEIEGTVISVNQEAASKKSDIQEPVIHIGNPKDLVVSGKLSEYDTLKVKKGQKVTLTSDVIQDKTWKGTVSAVGLVPDQQESTAAQGTEQAVQYPLQVKIKGSLPEGKPGFKFIMNIETDKRKANTLPSKAVKKEDDQYYVYTVKDGKAKRVDVKIGEVTDDLTEIKEGISQDDQVILNPSDQVTDGTEVKA; from the coding sequence ATGAAAAAAATCTGGATTGGAATTGGAATCGCCGCTTTAGTCGCACTTTTTATTGGAATTAATATATACCGCTCTGCCGCTCCGACAAGCGGCAGAGCCGGCCAGAAGATACAGACGGGGAGCCTTGAAGAAAAAGAAATTTCGTCAACGGTTATGGTTCCCGGCACACTTAAATTTTCAAATGAACAGTATGTCTTCTATGAAGCGGATAAAGGGACATTAGAAGACATTAAAGTGAAGGAAGGCGACAAAGTTAAAAAGGGCACGACTTTAGTTACCTATACAAATGAGCAGCTGAGTCTGGAAAAAGAACAGAACCAGTTGACCGCTGAATCGAACCAGCTTCAAATTGAACAAACTCAAGAAAAGATAAAAGCGTTAGACAATAAAGAAAAAGAACTGGCGAAACAGGTTGGAAAGAAAGAAGCAGAAAAACAAATTGAATCTGAACGGACGGAGCTTCAAATGCAGGAAAAAACAGCTGAGATCGAATTAAAACAAACCGAGCTTCAGCGGCAGTCACTTGCCAATCGGGTGTCAGATCTTGAAGTGAAAAGCGAAATCGAAGGCACCGTTATTTCTGTCAACCAAGAAGCGGCATCCAAAAAATCAGATATCCAAGAGCCTGTCATACATATCGGAAACCCGAAAGACCTTGTTGTCTCAGGGAAATTATCTGAATACGATACACTGAAAGTCAAAAAAGGCCAGAAGGTCACACTCACTTCAGATGTCATCCAGGATAAAACATGGAAAGGAACAGTTTCCGCAGTCGGACTTGTTCCGGATCAGCAGGAAAGCACGGCGGCACAAGGTACAGAACAAGCGGTTCAATACCCGCTTCAAGTAAAAATAAAAGGAAGTCTTCCAGAAGGAAAACCCGGTTTTAAATTCATCATGAATATCGAAACAGACAAACGGAAAGCAAATACGCTTCCTTCAAAGGCGGTTAAAAAAGAAGACGATCAATATTACGTGTATACAGTAAAAGACGGAAAAGCAAAACGAGTTGATGTCAAAATCGGTGAAGTAACAGATGATCTGACAGAAATTAAAGAAGGAATTTCTCAAGATGATCAAGTCATTTTGAATCCTTCTGATCAGGTGACCGATGGAACGGAAGTGAAAGCATAA